One Segatella copri genomic window carries:
- a CDS encoding radical SAM protein: MKTAPLICIDRHRLTIDGEGVTTLVAFHGCPLRCKYCLNPQCLDADGVWQEVDTELLMANVEMDNLYFLATGGGICFGGGEPLLWSSFIKEFCELCPEGWHFTMETSLNVPRHHLEKVTPYIDSFIIDIKDMNPAIYQAYTGKPNRQVIDNLVWLNTHAKHKDKIILRLPIIPKFNTKDDRKHSRQVLIELGYENFDEFEYVIRNK; encoded by the coding sequence ATGAAGACCGCCCCACTCATTTGCATCGACCGCCACCGCCTCACGATAGACGGCGAGGGCGTCACCACGCTTGTGGCATTCCACGGTTGTCCGCTTCGTTGCAAATACTGTCTCAATCCCCAATGCCTTGATGCTGACGGCGTATGGCAGGAGGTGGATACAGAACTGCTGATGGCGAACGTGGAGATGGACAACCTCTACTTCTTAGCTACAGGAGGCGGCATCTGTTTTGGTGGAGGTGAACCGCTTCTGTGGAGTTCATTCATAAAGGAGTTTTGTGAACTATGCCCAGAGGGATGGCACTTTACGATGGAGACGAGTCTAAACGTACCTCGCCATCACTTGGAGAAAGTCACCCCATACATTGACTCCTTTATCATCGACATCAAGGACATGAATCCTGCCATTTATCAAGCCTACACAGGTAAGCCCAACCGGCAAGTTATCGACAACCTTGTCTGGCTCAACACTCATGCCAAACATAAAGACAAGATCATCCTTCGTCTCCCCATAATCCCCAAGTTCAACACCAAAGATGACAGGAAACACAGTCGCCAAGTCTTAATAGAATTAGGATATGAGAATTTTGATGAATTTGAATATGTTATTAGAAACAAATAA
- a CDS encoding site-specific integrase, with translation MSRSTFSILPYINRQKVKADGTANILCRITVDGKSAAISTGISCTPQEWNAKKGEVRNARDNGRLASFLAEVKDKYNSLLTTNGIITVEMLKAVLKDKDTTGRFLLNFGDTIVEWYRTSKARQTFLHKRTWQKNLRAFVHSLDKDDIAFEDIDENFGEEYKLFLKRDQGRIDSYVNHCLLWLNMLMYKAVDRSIIRFNPIARIGYEKKAAPKMTHISKADFIKMLSTPMADERTELARRCFIFASLTSLSYIDVKKLYPHHISENSEGRKFIRKEREKTGVEFFVPLHPIAEKILSLYNTTDDSKPVFPLGEKKDIYLDVHTLGMVLGISNKLGFHASRHTFGVLMLNEDIPIGSIAKMMGHADITSTQVYAQVTEQKISNDMDKLIAKRERNRLSNEKTIGK, from the coding sequence ATGAGCAGAAGTACATTTTCAATTTTGCCTTACATCAACAGACAGAAGGTGAAGGCAGACGGAACAGCCAATATACTTTGCCGCATCACCGTTGACGGCAAAAGTGCAGCCATTTCCACAGGCATATCCTGTACACCACAGGAGTGGAACGCCAAGAAGGGAGAGGTACGGAACGCAAGGGACAACGGACGATTGGCAAGTTTCCTTGCTGAGGTCAAGGATAAATACAACTCACTTCTTACCACCAATGGCATCATCACCGTGGAAATGCTGAAGGCTGTGTTGAAGGACAAGGACACGACAGGAAGGTTCTTGCTGAACTTTGGTGATACCATCGTGGAATGGTATCGAACCTCAAAAGCCAGACAAACCTTTCTGCACAAGCGGACATGGCAGAAGAACCTGAGAGCCTTTGTCCATTCGTTGGATAAGGACGACATCGCCTTTGAGGACATAGACGAGAATTTCGGGGAGGAATACAAGCTATTCCTGAAACGAGACCAGGGACGCATCGACAGCTACGTGAACCATTGCCTTCTCTGGCTGAACATGTTGATGTACAAGGCAGTGGACAGGAGCATTATCCGCTTCAATCCCATAGCCAGGATAGGGTATGAGAAGAAGGCAGCCCCGAAGATGACCCATATCAGCAAGGCAGACTTTATCAAGATGCTCTCTACCCCGATGGCTGACGAGCGAACGGAGCTTGCACGCAGATGTTTCATTTTTGCCTCGCTCACCTCCTTATCCTATATAGATGTAAAGAAACTGTACCCTCACCATATCAGTGAGAACTCCGAGGGTAGGAAGTTCATCCGCAAGGAAAGAGAGAAGACAGGCGTGGAGTTCTTCGTGCCGCTCCATCCGATAGCCGAGAAGATTCTTTCGCTCTACAATACCACGGACGACAGCAAGCCTGTTTTTCCACTGGGTGAGAAGAAAGACATCTATCTTGATGTGCATACCCTTGGAATGGTGCTTGGCATAAGTAATAAGTTGGGATTCCACGCCAGCCGCCATACATTCGGAGTCTTGATGCTCAACGAGGACATTCCCATCGGCAGCATAGCCAAGATGATGGGACATGCAGACATCACAAGCACACAGGTCTATGCGCAGGTGACGGAGCAGAAGATTTCAAATGACATGGATAAGCTTATTGCCAAGCGAGAAAGGAACAGATTATCGAACGAAAAAACTATTGGAAAATGA
- a CDS encoding ParA family protein: MENKLKMILAIVNNKGGVGKTTTVQNLATGMLRKDKNLRILEIDLDPQCNLTLLNHAPEDCATVFDSMIACKGLPIYKNGVGVYYVPGSAKMQDVDPFLQNTGAPRQVLGACLNSDCMDFTGEGIGNPIDYFDYIFIDCPPALSQSTYNAMVVASHLLVPVQMEGLSVNGLAAVLAAMEEVKNGRFALNKELELLGLLPVMLDERPRIVRSAMEYLRENYGEKVLSHGIRRCVKVNESQTEMTDLFHYAPYCSAAIDYELVINELFNI, translated from the coding sequence ATGGAAAATAAGCTGAAAATGATCTTGGCTATCGTCAACAATAAAGGTGGCGTAGGCAAAACAACAACAGTGCAGAATCTTGCCACTGGCATGTTACGGAAGGATAAGAATCTAAGAATCCTCGAGATAGACTTGGATCCTCAGTGTAACTTAACTCTTCTGAATCATGCGCCAGAAGATTGTGCCACTGTTTTTGATTCGATGATAGCCTGCAAGGGGTTGCCCATCTATAAAAATGGGGTAGGGGTGTATTACGTTCCAGGTTCTGCCAAGATGCAGGATGTGGATCCTTTCCTGCAGAACACGGGTGCACCACGCCAGGTATTGGGAGCTTGTCTCAACAGTGACTGCATGGATTTCACGGGCGAAGGCATCGGCAATCCTATCGACTATTTCGACTACATCTTCATCGACTGTCCGCCAGCCCTGTCACAATCTACCTATAATGCCATGGTGGTAGCAAGCCATCTGCTGGTTCCTGTACAGATGGAAGGACTTTCTGTAAATGGTTTGGCGGCTGTGCTGGCAGCCATGGAGGAGGTGAAGAACGGCAGGTTTGCCCTGAACAAGGAACTGGAACTTCTGGGCCTGTTGCCTGTTATGCTCGACGAGCGTCCACGCATCGTGCGTTCGGCAATGGAATATCTTCGAGAGAATTATGGCGAGAAGGTATTGTCGCATGGAATCCGCCGTTGCGTCAAGGTGAACGAGTCGCAGACTGAAATGACGGATCTCTTTCATTATGCGCCTTATTGCTCGGCAGCCATAGACTATGAATTGGTTATCAATGAATTGTTTAATATCTAG
- a CDS encoding relaxase/mobilization nuclease domain-containing protein, translating to MIGKLKKGSSFGGCIRYVTGKDEAKIIASDGVLLGTNAEITQSFELQRQLNPRIKKPVGHIALSFKPEDKPRLTDEFMTKIALEYMQMMCITDTQFIIVRHHNTDNPHCHIVYNRINNESKLLSDRNDYRRNEQVTKALKSKYGLTYGTDKSNTNTRKLRNAERAKYEIHNAVKDALKGADSWQKFKNELAKRGVHLEFVYLDKEQTKVQGIRFCKDGYSFKGTQISREYSFGKLNARFEGTENLLSARAKSAQQYEQGCHKNEQVPSISESSQDPWGGISSIGLFAPANAQTFETFPEDESVKKKKKKRRRGFSL from the coding sequence ATGATAGGCAAGCTAAAGAAGGGCAGCTCATTTGGTGGTTGCATCCGCTATGTTACAGGCAAGGACGAGGCGAAAATCATCGCCTCGGATGGTGTGTTACTCGGCACGAATGCCGAGATAACGCAAAGTTTCGAGTTACAGAGGCAGCTAAATCCAAGGATTAAGAAGCCTGTGGGACACATTGCATTGAGCTTCAAACCCGAGGACAAGCCACGTTTGACGGATGAGTTTATGACTAAGATTGCCCTTGAATATATGCAGATGATGTGCATCACCGATACTCAATTCATCATCGTAAGGCATCACAACACGGACAATCCACATTGTCATATCGTGTATAACCGCATCAACAATGAGAGCAAACTCTTATCAGACAGGAATGATTACAGGCGTAATGAGCAGGTGACCAAGGCTCTAAAATCCAAGTATGGACTGACCTACGGAACGGACAAGAGCAATACTAATACTCGCAAGTTACGCAATGCTGAGCGTGCCAAATACGAGATTCACAATGCCGTCAAGGATGCCTTGAAAGGCGCTGATAGTTGGCAGAAGTTCAAGAATGAACTTGCAAAGCGAGGTGTTCACTTGGAGTTTGTCTATCTGGATAAGGAGCAAACCAAGGTACAAGGCATCCGTTTCTGCAAGGATGGATATAGTTTCAAGGGTACGCAGATTAGCCGAGAATACAGCTTTGGCAAACTGAATGCGAGATTTGAGGGAACGGAGAACCTTTTATCAGCAAGAGCCAAATCTGCTCAGCAATATGAGCAGGGCTGTCATAAGAATGAGCAGGTGCCATCCATATCGGAGAGCAGCCAGGACCCTTGGGGCGGTATTTCTTCCATTGGACTTTTTGCTCCAGCCAATGCTCAGACCTTTGAGACATTCCCAGAGGATGAATCAGTCAAGAAGAAAAAGAAGAAACGCAGAAGAGGCTTTAGCCTTTGA
- a CDS encoding helix-turn-helix domain-containing protein — translation MSNEIMTRNSEWMNHIVNHLNQMVDNFERAVMNYRPMLDGERFMTDKELCARLQLSRRTLQDYRNNGVIPYIQLGGKILYRESDIQKILMANYREAYRMKGL, via the coding sequence ATGAGCAATGAAATAATGACAAGAAACAGCGAGTGGATGAACCACATCGTGAACCACCTCAACCAAATGGTTGACAATTTTGAACGTGCCGTGATGAACTACCGCCCCATGCTTGACGGTGAGCGCTTCATGACGGACAAGGAGCTTTGTGCCAGGCTGCAACTGAGCCGAAGAACCCTGCAGGACTACCGAAACAACGGTGTCATCCCGTATATCCAGCTTGGCGGAAAGATACTCTACCGCGAGTCCGACATTCAGAAGATTCTGATGGCTAACTATCGTGAGGCGTACAGAATGAAGGGCTTGTAG
- a CDS encoding energy transducer TonB has product MARGRDICNTLKAIRKQIADANGIAYSPEECHFTGECKGTCPKCEQDVRDLEYELRRRQIAGKAIKVVGIAAGLVALTACSDGKPQRNASDMVTGDTIIVKKEEPNPRNRQLEGAISLGNKEKLLEEENRKDGEASYNPSLETKEIKKNIKGNSSKNQGRNAVTRSAIGIDSIESSKIFDNADEEASFPGGIAACMKYIADNFRYPNIQGDCSIQGKIVVSFIVNEDGNLNDIKVKKSVYSDLDKEAVRVVKSMPKWIPAKQNGKAVKSKYTLPVYIHVQ; this is encoded by the coding sequence ATGGCAAGAGGAAGAGACATTTGCAACACTCTCAAAGCCATTCGCAAACAAATAGCAGATGCTAATGGGATTGCCTATTCACCAGAAGAATGTCACTTCACTGGTGAGTGCAAGGGAACTTGCCCCAAATGCGAGCAAGATGTGAGAGATTTGGAGTATGAATTGCGACGTAGGCAGATTGCAGGAAAGGCCATCAAGGTCGTTGGCATTGCAGCAGGACTTGTTGCTTTAACGGCTTGTTCTGATGGAAAACCACAGCGAAATGCTTCAGACATGGTTACAGGTGATACAATCATTGTTAAAAAAGAAGAACCGAACCCAAGAAACAGACAATTAGAAGGAGCCATTTCTCTTGGCAACAAGGAGAAACTTCTGGAAGAAGAAAACAGAAAGGACGGGGAGGCTTCATACAATCCATCCTTAGAAACAAAAGAGATAAAAAAGAATATCAAAGGCAATTCCTCAAAAAATCAAGGCAGGAATGCTGTCACCAGGTCTGCCATTGGTATAGATTCCATTGAAAGCAGCAAAATATTTGATAATGCTGATGAGGAAGCGTCATTTCCTGGTGGCATAGCGGCGTGTATGAAATATATTGCAGACAATTTTCGCTATCCAAACATACAGGGCGATTGCAGCATACAAGGAAAAATTGTCGTTAGTTTCATTGTCAATGAAGATGGAAATCTAAATGACATCAAAGTGAAGAAAAGCGTCTATTCTGACCTTGACAAAGAAGCCGTCCGGGTGGTGAAAAGTATGCCAAAGTGGATTCCTGCCAAGCAAAACGGCAAGGCGGTGAAATCAAAATACACGCTTCCTGTCTACATCCACGTGCAGTAA
- a CDS encoding C10 family peptidase yields MTMKKIFIVALCVAGMMSSCSDIDDNIANDAKSSILLTQQEYASIVPDSQLEMTQDEIVDMVSKFSTTGNSTRAIAANPTIVKKFSLSSYSNGKQIPLYEVSLNEGDDAGYAIVSGDERVPGVIAYVEHGSLNDTLTNKGAAMMLKEAQRSLISKVKAVDVVIDSLRASAKAKISAKIGTSSFTFEGVKDRIEVQKGITRSVATSDPQGTLLKQVTPLITTKWNQCAPYNNLMDETTASEMQNWPYYGKNAVGCTAVAIAQIVAFYECLSTVNGVSLNWSALKASSQISNYGNESLKTQISNLFYHVAHGIQTTWNNGVGGAKISNASSYLSGLGITFDSGRKWAGYSMDAGRIIESLDKLYPVIITGAYEAGTRSSSVGGRHCWILDGYQIRRRTTTTRIIVKQNDTYIHANFGWSGSEDGYYMVDRNTTNLDFETSFNGHYNQDLKLYPNVRKK; encoded by the coding sequence ATGACAATGAAAAAAATTTTTATCGTTGCTCTTTGTGTGGCTGGAATGATGAGTTCTTGCTCTGATATTGACGACAACATCGCCAACGATGCCAAAAGTTCCATTCTCCTCACACAACAAGAGTATGCAAGTATTGTACCAGATTCTCAACTAGAGATGACGCAAGATGAGATTGTTGATATGGTAAGCAAATTCTCTACAACAGGCAATTCCACTAGAGCTATCGCTGCCAATCCGACAATTGTGAAGAAGTTTTCCCTCTCCTCTTATAGTAACGGAAAACAGATTCCTCTCTATGAGGTAAGTCTAAACGAAGGTGACGATGCTGGTTATGCTATCGTTTCTGGAGACGAAAGAGTCCCTGGAGTCATAGCATATGTTGAGCATGGCTCTCTCAATGACACCCTCACCAACAAAGGTGCAGCTATGATGCTCAAAGAAGCTCAGCGTTCGCTGATAAGTAAAGTGAAGGCTGTAGACGTTGTTATAGATTCTTTGCGAGCAAGTGCTAAAGCTAAAATATCTGCAAAGATTGGAACCAGTAGTTTTACTTTTGAGGGGGTAAAAGACCGTATCGAAGTTCAAAAGGGTATTACTCGATCGGTTGCTACGTCCGATCCTCAGGGCACATTGTTAAAGCAAGTGACACCACTTATCACCACAAAGTGGAATCAGTGTGCGCCATACAACAATCTTATGGACGAGACAACAGCATCCGAAATGCAAAATTGGCCATATTATGGGAAAAACGCTGTAGGATGTACCGCTGTTGCTATTGCTCAGATAGTTGCATTTTACGAATGTTTATCTACTGTCAATGGTGTTTCGCTTAATTGGAGTGCACTGAAGGCATCCTCGCAAATTAGTAATTATGGAAATGAATCTTTAAAAACACAGATTTCAAATTTATTTTACCATGTTGCTCACGGAATTCAAACAACATGGAATAATGGAGTGGGTGGTGCAAAAATAAGCAATGCCTCAAGCTACCTTAGCGGACTTGGCATCACTTTTGATTCCGGAAGAAAGTGGGCTGGATATTCTATGGATGCGGGACGAATTATAGAATCGCTTGACAAATTGTATCCCGTAATTATTACAGGAGCATATGAAGCGGGCACAAGAAGTTCTAGTGTCGGAGGAAGACATTGCTGGATTCTTGACGGTTATCAAATCCGCAGAAGAACAACGACCACCCGTATCATTGTAAAGCAAAACGACACATACATCCATGCGAATTTTGGATGGAGCGGCAGCGAGGATGGGTACTATATGGTGGATAGAAACACCACCAATCTGGATTTTGAAACTTCGTTCAACGGACATTACAACCAGGATTTGAAACTCTATCCTAATGTAAGAAAGAAATAA
- a CDS encoding DUF3408 domain-containing protein: protein MARTKDVVLAPEQKELMEKEYLDFVKPSTYGNKANPSSCNSLYDDVENPELRAIVEKVAATTPYREETSTNEAQSPPNPQKCISGKQRKATLEEYQQTFLQVPRIDDRKPVFVSSDVRDRLDRVVRILGGRRMSVSGIIENIVRHHLSLYEEDFEAWRKL from the coding sequence ATGGCAAGAACAAAAGATGTAGTCTTGGCTCCTGAGCAAAAGGAGCTGATGGAAAAAGAGTATTTGGATTTTGTTAAACCATCTACGTATGGCAACAAAGCCAATCCAAGTAGTTGTAATTCTCTCTATGATGATGTAGAGAACCCAGAGTTGAGAGCAATTGTAGAGAAAGTTGCTGCAACAACTCCCTATAGAGAGGAAACATCAACGAACGAGGCTCAATCGCCACCGAATCCGCAGAAGTGCATCAGTGGCAAGCAGCGCAAGGCGACATTGGAGGAGTATCAGCAGACCTTCCTCCAGGTTCCAAGGATTGACGACCGCAAGCCAGTCTTCGTCAGTTCCGATGTACGAGACCGTCTTGATCGTGTCGTCCGCATCCTCGGAGGGAGACGCATGAGCGTATCGGGCATCATCGAGAACATCGTGCGCCACCACCTAAGCCTTTATGAAGAGGACTTCGAGGCTTGGCGCAAATTGTGA
- a CDS encoding helix-turn-helix domain-containing protein: MGFIVFEEEAFNYLDAQLENFVKRMDRIRERSEDKTMNKWLDTQDVCQTLNICPRTVQTLRDNGTLAYTQISHKTYYKPEDVMAIVAVVEDRKKDMRFRKRTG; encoded by the coding sequence ATGGGATTCATCGTATTCGAGGAAGAGGCATTCAACTATCTTGATGCCCAGTTGGAGAACTTCGTGAAGCGCATGGACAGAATCCGTGAGCGCAGTGAGGACAAGACCATGAACAAGTGGCTCGACACGCAGGACGTGTGTCAGACGCTCAACATCTGCCCACGGACAGTGCAGACGCTTCGGGACAACGGAACTTTGGCTTATACGCAAATCAGCCACAAGACTTACTACAAGCCGGAGGACGTGATGGCTATCGTAGCAGTAGTGGAGGACAGGAAAAAGGACATGCGCTTTCGCAAGCGCACAGGTTAG
- a CDS encoding site-specific integrase, producing MKIEKFKVLLYLKKSGLDKYGKAPIMGRITVNRTMAQFSCKLSCTPSLWNPRASRLEGKSKEAVETNKDIEQLLLSIQKAFDVLVEKRTDFEAKDVKEALQGSVKTQTTLLSFVDEHISELSTHEGIDMSKSSVWTYRKIRKNLAEFIGEKYRLTDLAFGQLTEPFISDFHHYLLDEKGFSSGTITIYVSLFKKMCRIAFERGLCKNLLFAHYRVGTPRVTTPKALSMSDFIKIRDVELPEDKPRLSVSRDMFLFACHAGTAFIDTVSITKANVKVLEDGDKWLVYNRKKTGTLARVKLLPEALELMAKYEDEARDTLFPLLSPNRVRIDLITICKLAETSKTYSYHSGRHSFASLITLEAGVPMETICKMLGHKDVKMTQRYARVTQKKLFEDMDKFIAATEKDFFLAL from the coding sequence ATGAAAATCGAAAAATTCAAGGTGTTGCTCTACCTAAAAAAGAGCGGATTGGACAAGTATGGAAAAGCTCCCATCATGGGACGCATCACGGTGAACAGGACTATGGCGCAGTTCTCCTGCAAGCTGTCTTGCACTCCATCGCTTTGGAATCCTCGTGCCAGCCGATTGGAGGGCAAGAGCAAGGAAGCCGTGGAGACCAACAAGGACATCGAGCAGTTGTTGCTTTCCATCCAAAAGGCTTTCGATGTGCTTGTGGAAAAGAGAACGGACTTCGAGGCTAAGGATGTCAAGGAGGCCTTGCAGGGCAGCGTCAAGACACAGACCACCCTTCTCTCCTTCGTGGACGAGCATATCAGTGAACTCAGCACACATGAGGGCATCGATATGTCGAAGAGCAGTGTCTGGACTTACAGAAAGATTCGCAAGAATCTCGCTGAGTTCATCGGGGAGAAGTATAGGTTGACTGATTTGGCTTTCGGACAGCTGACCGAGCCTTTCATCAGTGACTTTCACCATTACCTGCTTGACGAGAAAGGCTTTTCATCAGGAACCATCACCATCTATGTGTCGCTCTTCAAGAAGATGTGCCGCATTGCCTTTGAGCGAGGCTTGTGCAAGAACCTGCTGTTTGCCCATTATCGGGTTGGCACTCCAAGGGTTACGACACCCAAGGCTCTCAGCATGTCTGATTTCATAAAAATCCGTGATGTGGAACTGCCCGAAGATAAGCCGAGACTATCCGTTAGCCGTGACATGTTTCTTTTCGCCTGCCATGCAGGAACAGCCTTCATAGACACCGTTTCCATCACGAAAGCCAATGTCAAGGTGTTGGAGGATGGTGACAAATGGCTCGTCTATAACCGCAAGAAGACCGGAACACTTGCCAGGGTGAAACTCCTGCCCGAGGCGTTGGAGCTGATGGCGAAATACGAGGACGAGGCAAGAGATACCCTTTTCCCATTGCTGAGCCCGAATCGTGTTCGTATCGATCTCATCACCATCTGCAAGTTGGCGGAAACGAGCAAGACCTATTCCTACCATTCGGGACGACACTCGTTCGCCAGCCTCATTACGCTGGAGGCTGGTGTGCCGATGGAGACCATCTGCAAGATGCTCGGTCACAAGGATGTGAAGATGACGCAGCGGTATGCGAGAGTGACCCAAAAGAAGCTGTTTGAGGACATGGACAAGTTCATCGCTGCAACCGAGAAGGACTTCTTTCTCGCATTATGA
- a CDS encoding energy transducer TonB, giving the protein MATRGRNICNTLKAIRKQIADANGISYSPEECHFKGECKGTCPKCEQDVRDLEHELHLRQMAGKAIKVAGVALGITALTASATSCATQKGYYKSTPPKSEKVIPIQFRKYTTNDIALLQAKDSLSKKGMLFVQGHLISDEDNEPLIGASVIAKLSGKYAITDVIGNFTLEVEQGDTITVQYIGFIDRSIKLSEMSRDKLNIITLIFNESALGEVVAGIVPEVRIRGTAPVIKREDTFEEASFPGGSTALTQYIKTNLQYPKECREGAPIGRVILGFTVNKDGSLSNIKVEKSLVPILDEEAIRVLKSMPKWTPAKKNGKVVKSHATVPFTFKVE; this is encoded by the coding sequence ATGGCAACAAGAGGACGCAACATTTGCAACACGCTCAAGGCCATCCGCAAGCAGATCGCGGATGCCAACGGAATCAGTTATTCACCCGAAGAATGCCACTTTAAGGGCGAATGCAAGGGCACTTGCCCGAAATGCGAGCAAGACGTGAGGGACTTAGAACACGAACTGCACCTCCGACAGATGGCAGGGAAAGCCATCAAGGTCGCAGGAGTGGCTTTGGGCATCACCGCCCTCACCGCATCCGCCACATCGTGCGCCACGCAGAAGGGATATTACAAATCGACACCGCCTAAGTCTGAAAAGGTTATCCCTATCCAGTTCCGAAAATACACCACCAACGACATCGCCCTACTCCAAGCGAAAGATTCTCTCAGCAAGAAAGGAATGCTCTTCGTTCAAGGGCATCTCATTAGCGACGAGGACAATGAGCCGCTTATTGGAGCCTCCGTCATCGCTAAACTTTCGGGAAAGTATGCAATAACTGATGTCATTGGAAACTTCACTCTCGAAGTGGAGCAAGGCGACACGATAACCGTGCAATACATCGGCTTCATAGACCGAAGCATCAAACTATCTGAAATGAGCCGAGACAAGCTCAATATCATCACTCTAATATTCAACGAAAGTGCCTTAGGGGAAGTCGTGGCTGGAATCGTTCCCGAAGTCAGAATTAGAGGAACGGCTCCCGTCATCAAAAGAGAAGATACTTTCGAAGAGGCTTCATTCCCAGGCGGTTCGACTGCATTGACGCAATACATCAAGACCAACCTTCAATATCCAAAAGAATGTCGGGAAGGCGCGCCAATAGGCAGAGTCATCCTTGGTTTCACCGTCAACAAGGACGGAAGTTTGAGCAACATCAAGGTGGAGAAAAGTCTTGTCCCTATCCTCGACGAGGAAGCCATCCGAGTACTGAAAAGCATGCCGAAATGGACTCCTGCCAAGAAAAACGGAAAGGTGGTGAAATCACATGCCACCGTTCCTTTCACATTTAAAGTAGAATAA
- a CDS encoding plasmid mobilization protein, which translates to MTSIQEQDRRKGGRPPAGRVRKLSKSVTVKFSKPSYEALRLRVRKANRKLAEYIRESALNGEVVSGHNAETVAIAKNLIGMANNLNQLTKLSHQRGFHETHVYVVDLLRRLKAILGEYRQASYKPKPSSMGRKEDTT; encoded by the coding sequence ATGACAAGCATACAGGAACAGGACAGGAGAAAGGGCGGAAGACCGCCCGCAGGCAGGGTTCGCAAATTGTCGAAGTCTGTCACGGTGAAGTTCTCGAAGCCAAGCTACGAGGCATTGAGACTGAGGGTGAGAAAAGCCAACCGCAAGTTGGCGGAGTACATCCGTGAGTCCGCCTTGAACGGCGAGGTGGTGAGCGGACACAATGCAGAGACGGTAGCCATCGCCAAGAACCTCATCGGTATGGCGAACAACCTCAACCAACTTACCAAGCTGTCGCATCAGAGAGGTTTCCATGAAACCCATGTATATGTGGTGGACTTGTTGAGAAGATTGAAAGCAATCCTTGGAGAGTATCGCCAAGCAAGTTATAAACCGAAGCCAAGCAGTATGGGCAGAAAGGAGGATACCACATGA